The bacterium genome segment TCCTCATCATACCATCACCAATGCAGGATTGATCGGTGGCGGGAATATTCCCCGTCCAGGCGAAGTATCTTTGGCCCATCATGGTGTCCTGTTTCTGGATGAATTAACAGAGTTTGATCGCCGTACCCTGGAGGTCATGCGCCAGCCTCTTGAAGACGGCACCGTCACGATATCCCGATCTACCATGTCTTTAACCTTTCCAGCACAGTTCTTGCTGATTGGTTCTATGAATTCATGCAAATGTGGCTTCTTGGGGCATCCTGCCAAGCATTGTCGCTGCACTTCATGGGAGATTCGCAAGTATCTCTCCAGTATCTCAGGACCGCTGCTTGATAGAATTGACCTTCATGTCGAGGTGCCTCCGCTGGAATATCATGAATTGAGCGGCCAATCAGCCCAAGGTGAAAGTTCAGCCGAGATCCGCCAAAGGGTCAATTGTGCCAGAAAAATTCAGGAAGCTCGTTACGCCGGAAATGGCATATTCTGCAATGCCCAGCTTAACAGCAAACAGCTCAAGAAATATTGTTCCCTTGACGAAGAATCCTCAAAACTGATAGAAATGGCCATCAATAACCTGGGCTTAAGTGCCAGAGCTTATGATCGTGTTTTGAAAGTTTCCCGCACTATTGCTGATCTTGCCGGTGAGGAGGAGATTCGATCCCATCATGTTGCCGAAGCCATCCAGTATCGGAGTCTGGACCGGGAATACTGGAAATGATTATAGTTTATCCCGTTATTAATGCAGTCCCATTGATCCCAGATTTCACCTTAAAATTGCAGATACTGCTTGACAGTCTGCTGCCATCATGGTACTCAGCCGTCATAAGAGATCGAAAAAAAGTGAATGGCTGTAATAGTGAATGACTGTAATATGGCTACTTGCCTATTCCGGCTGATATATGACTTTTATGTTGAATGTTCATTTCCTGATGTAATCACGAGGAGGAAGAGGTAACTCTGTCTTGCTTATTTGCCTCCAGTCAGCCTTTTCCACCGTACCGAGCACCAGATATTCATGTCCCACAATCTCTGGTTTTGTTTTTTCAAAAGTAGCCCACATGAGGGATTTCACCTCACTTTTCCTGGCAATGATCAGATCGCAGTATGGACAATAGCGGCAAACTTTGTTCAGGATCAGAGGCTGCATGGGTTCAATATGAATGACCAGAGGAAATTTTCGCTGCCTTGTTTTATCATCACACTTCGGACAGCGGGTAAAAGCACAATCCTGGTATGGGTTGAGGAAGAAATAATGCTTTTTCCCTGCGTAGGAATTTGGATCATTTGGAGCCCGCAGCCGATAAATGCTTCTTCTGACTCTTCAATACGGGCAAAGCCAATGGAAACTTCAGAATAGATAATGGGATTGATATATAAGGCATGAGTAAGGCTGTAATGGTAAAGCATTGATTCAGACCACTCAACCCAATGAGGATCATTTTCAAAAATATCCAGGATAACATTCGAATCGACCAGCAGACCGGTCACTCTTCACCTCTGGTCAAGGCCATGATCTCATCCGTTGACATTTTGATTGTAGCCACACCCCGAAAACGCCGGAACCTGTTCTCTCTCATGGTTTCAGGTGCTTTCTTCACCAGATACACCCGCTCATCCTCTTCCAGGAACTCAACCTCGCTATTCGGGGCTATCCCCAGCTTTTCCCTGATATGCTGCGGTATGGTCACCTGGCCTTTGGCTGTAACACGCATGATATGTACCTCCCTGGTATTTTGAAAAATCCTGTGTATAGCCCTGCATCCTCAACTTGAGCCCGTAAAGGCATACTTGTAGCTGTCAGACAATATCTCAAGGAATGTCCACCACTAACG includes the following:
- a CDS encoding AbrB/MazE/SpoVT family DNA-binding domain-containing protein, yielding MRVTAKGQVTIPQHIREKLGIAPNSEVEFLEEDERVYLVKKAPETMRENRFRRFRGVATIKMSTDEIMALTRGEE